One Acropora palmata chromosome 2, jaAcrPala1.3, whole genome shotgun sequence genomic window carries:
- the LOC141873573 gene encoding uncharacterized protein LOC141873573, with protein MANDKVLFSSSDNISSEILDVSFANAVVLVTLSSFVYSSACIVLFVYCQWRAFQYIVETRFGIVVFFLGVLLTTITTLSSCEEKTVYAVYRLAMLAGCGIVLLVVGCAVLFQSATPSRPLDDYDYERLPLGHQRGSIGIIIWVITVPLSVLELLFAIGAAKKAPHFTYAAVRYTALVQKIVQAGVYNFSLRHKVAKGDLCSWLLKIISLFNFAFWIDSIVTSNHDNEWVVHLFGQGFSIVKAAYNALVTEYRLLCCLVFLEHALELTEVRRNCHVQERFDQEASNALMQDSHISVNVKISQFSGYGYVLGLVLAATQVVAGLQYVHFVGKWANIFPIIASLIVIIFGLLLLFGNVSIPVNDGDFSNHNNKWRETESKAIDVMVCFMGTIGSFFWVLKASYCGLWASKISNNHELHDYLTWTTVKNVFYATTFFFQLQFFVKMGPHYGCDSENSRQKAKHFYVVMIMMGLLSLLISFVVDEYYGHVESLLHKANLSTTMSAFLQAAAPIHLGFSLHMFLHFFIMNRRLSQFQYNWRQRQLGSQCGVNQPSIQTLESSTQIVVQAKEEQRPLISRPLSAITQGE; from the coding sequence ATGGCAAATGATAAAGTCTTGTTTTCAAGCTCTGATAACATTAGCAGTGAAATTCTTGATGTGTCGTTTGCGAATGCCGTGGTCCTCGTGACACTTTCTTCGTTTGTTTATTCTTCGGCGTGCatcgttttgtttgtttactgtCAGTGGCGTGCTTTTCAATATATCGTTGAAACGCGATTCGGAATTGTGGTGTTTTTCCTCGGCGTTTTGCTCACAACAATCACGACCTTGAGCTCGTGCGAGGAGAAAACCGTGTACGCCGTTTATCGCCTGGCGATGCTAGCTGGCTGTGGGATTGTGCTGTTAGTTGTTGGATGTGCGGTGTTGTTCCAAAGTGCCACACCAAGTCGACCGCTGGATGACTACGACTATGAGCGACTTCCGCTTGGTCACCAGCGTGGCAGTATTGGTATAATAATTTGGGTTATAACGGTTCCTTTGAGTGTGTTGGAGCTCTTGTTTGCTATTGGTGCAGCAAAGAAAGCACCCCATTTCACATATGCTGCAGTTAGATACACAGCCCTGGTGCAAAAGATCGTCCAAGCTGGTGTATATAATTTTAGTCTTCGTCATAAAGTTGCCAAAGGTGACCTCTGCTCATGGCTGCTCAAGATAATTTCTTTATTCAACTTTGCCTTCTGGATTGACTCAATAGTGACATCAAATCATGATAATGAATGGGTGGTACATCTCTTTGGTCAGGGCTTTTCGATTGTGAAAGCGGCATACAACGCCCTGGTGACTGAATACCGGCTTCTTTGCTGTTTGGTCTTCCTGGAGCATGCTCTAGAGTTAACTGAGGTTCGCAGAAATTGTCACGTTCAAGAGAGATTTGACCAAGAGGCTAGTAACGCGCTAATGCAAGACTCACACATTTCAGTtaatgtgaaaatttcacagttcTCTGGGTATGGCTATGTACTTGGTCTCGTGTTAGCTGCAACCCAAGTTGTTGCCGGACTTCAGTATGTACACTTTGTGGGCAAATGGGCAAATATTTTCCCTATCATTGCCAGCCTTATTGTTATCATCTTTGGCCTTTTGCTACTTTTTGGAAATGTCAGTATCCCTGTTAATGACGGTGATTTTAGTAATCACAATAATAAGTGGCGAGAGACAGAATCTAAGGCCATTGATGTGATGGTGTGTTTTATGGGCACTATTGGGTCTTTTTTTTGGGTTCTTAAGGCATCTTATTGTGGCTTATGGGCATCTAAGATCTCAAACAATCATGAATTGCATGACTATCTAACTTGGACAACtgtaaaaaacgttttttatgCCACAACATTCTTCTTTCAACTCCAATTCTTTGTGAAAATGGGCCCGCATTATGGATGCGACAGCGAGAATAGTCGACagaaagcaaaacatttttatgtGGTGATGATTATGATGGGTTTGTTGTCTttgttgatttcttttgtGGTTGATGAATACTATGGTCATGTTGAAAGCCTCTTACACAAAGCCAATTTGAGCACGACTATGTCAGCTTTTCTTCAAGCTGCAGCACCAATCCATCTTGGCTTCAGCCTGCATATGTTCCTTCACTTCTTTATCATGAACAGACGGCTTTCCCAGTTCCAATATAACTGGAGGCAGAGGCAACTGGGAAGTCAATGTGGTGTCAATCAGCCGTCAATCCAAACTTTGGAGAGCAGCACACAGATAGTTGTACAAGCAAAAGAAGAACAGAGGCCATTGATTTCCCGTCCACTTTCAGCAATAACACAGGGCGAGTAG
- the LOC141874613 gene encoding kelch-like protein 7: MGSLLESISVTGKDSYCTEMMKRFDIQRRNELFCDVILEVGSGDDQARLKAHINMLCAASPFFYNDLNSETTEKKDRVIRLEEINKASMEEVLDYLYTGHVEVTRENANQLFAHADYFMIPSLRALSSKFTNSSPKAVVDTVEYRTEMMKTLNVQRKNAHYCNVILEVGCGDDEAVLQAHRNVLCAASPFFFTALSSDMKEKKEGVIRLKETTKTAMEEILEFLYTGYVEVTEENAFDLITQADYFLIPSLKALSSKFIVQMLDVSNCFTVYNFTINYNGEELKNGVRDFILANLVALSATEDFLNVSGKEIEEWISSDEVIVKQEEEVFEVIVKWMEKNMNRYNQDFLQLLRHVRCVFVSRSYAFDVMLQHPLVNTSTACSEFILDAMKKVPDDHTDQCFFSQSPRNCLKTHEGAIVASGEKEMICYIPSEDKWYKLADKLSSRDYDNYGMSSLHGKLYVLGGCKDRNGNIAEYYDPSRNLWTPVSAPGIANHGIAAVTLQGSLYAVGGRDKNEKVLSSVQRYNPDTDQWEEVSPLSSPRSNVCAVAHGNYLYAIGGMSVRFEYLDIVERFDPEKNAWENLPSLLTVRSFASGTAVKGKVFVFGGLRPFSPDGDPCEVYDPETNMWSGIPGNVAPPSCASAANFMNGQIFVNGIGNELRGRRRVLQLYDVEKNEWKPIPEYVLYFDWHEIIPLQISRDVLANCREISDRHVMRLRHMGGVR; the protein is encoded by the coding sequence ATGGGCTCTCTTCTGGAATCAATCTCAGTCACTGGAAAGGATTCCTACTGTACTGAAATGATGAAACGCTTCGACATTCAGAGAAGGAACGAGCTTTTCTGTGATGTAATTCTAGAAGTTGGCTCCGGTGACGATCAAGCTCGTTTGAAAGCTCACATAAACATGTTATGTGCAGCAAGTCCATTCTTTTACAACGATCTTAACAGTGAGACGACAGAGAAGAAAGACAGAGTGATCCGAttggaagaaataaacaaagctTCGATGGAAGAAGTCCTCGATTACCTGTACACAGGACATGTGGAGGTTACCAGAGAGAATGCAAACCAGTTGTTTGCACATGCAGATTATTTTATGATCCCAAGTCTTAGAGCTTTGTCAAGCAAATTCACGAATTCATCACCCAAGGCGGTTGTAGATACCGTGGAGTATCGTACTGAAATGATGAAAACCCTTAACGTTCAGAGAAAGAACGCACATTACTGTAATGTGATTCTAGAAGTTGGGTGCGGCGACGATGAAGCTGTCTTGCAAGCTCACAGAAACGTGTTATGTGCGGCCAGTCCGTTCTTCTTCACTGCTCTTAGCAGTGACatgaaagagaagaaagaaggaGTGATCCGATTGAAAGAGACCACCAAAACTGCAATGGAGGAAATACTGGAGTTTCTGTACACAGGATATGTCGAGGTTACTGAAGAGAatgcatttgacttgattacACAAGCAGATTATTTTCTAATTCCAAGTCTTAAAGCTTTGTCCAGTAAATTCATTGTACAAATGCTGGATGTATCTAACTGCTTCACGGTTTACAACTTTACCATCAATTACAATGGGGAAGAACTGAAGAATGGAGTGAGGGATTTCATTCTCGCCAACCTTGTTGCCCTGTCTGCAACAGAAGACTTTCTGAATGTGAGCGGCAAAGAAATAGAAGAATGGATTTCAAGTGATGAAGTCATCGTGAAACAGGAGGAAGAAGTTTTTGAAGTGATTGTGAAGTGGATGGAGAAGAATATGAACAGATACAATCAAGACTTTTTGCAGCTGCTGCGACATGTTCGCTGTGTTTTTGTGTCCCGTAGCTACGCATTTGATGTCATGTTGCAGCATCCATTGGTGAACACTAGTACAGCGTGTTCGGAGTTTATATTAGATGCCATGAAAAAGGTACCTGATGATCATACAGATCAgtgctttttttctcagtcaCCAAGAAACTGTCTGAAGACCCATGAAGGTGCTATAGTTGCTAGTGGAGAAAAAGAGATGATTTGTTACATTCCTTCAGAAGACAAGTGGTATAAGCTAGCTGACAAGCTCTCCAGCCGTGACTATGACAACTATGGTATGAGCTCTCTTCACGGCAAGTTGTATGTCCTTGGAGGATGCAAGGATCGAAATGGCAACATTGCTGAGTACTATGATCCATCACGTAATCTGTGGACCCCTGTAAGCGCTCCTGGAATTGCAAACCATGGTATAGCTGCAGTGACACTACAAGGCTCCTTGTATGCTGTTGGCGGGAGAGACAAGAATGAAAAGGTGCTTAGCAGCGTACAGAGATACAACCCTGATACAGATCAGTGGGAAGAAGTCTCTCCCCTGAGTAGTCCCAGATCAAATGTGTGTGCAGTTGCCCATGGAAATTATTTGTACGCTATTGGAGGTATGAGTGTGCGTTTTGAGTATCTGGACATTGTTGAAAGGTTTGATCCTGAAAAAAATGCCTGGGAAAATCTTCCTTCACTTCTCACTGTCCGATCATTTGCTTCTGGCACAGCTGTCAAAGGAAAAGTGTTTGTGTTTGGAGGTCTTCGCCCGTTTTCTCCTGATGGAGATCCATGTGAAGTGTATGATCCAGAAACCAACATGTGGAGTGGTATTCCTGGTAATGTTGCACCTCCAAGCTGCGCAAGTGCTGCAAATTTTATGAATGGGCAAATATTTGTTAACGGCATTGGTAATGAGTTACGTGGAAGAAGAAGAGTCCTTCAGTTGTACGATGTCGAGAAGAACGAATGGAAACCCATTCCAGAATATGTACTTTATTTTGACTGGCATGAAATTATTCCCTTACAAATTTCAAGAGATGTCCTTGCTAATTGCAGGGAAATTTCAGATCGACATGTGATGAGGTTAAGACACATGGGAGGGGTCCGCTGA
- the LOC141874440 gene encoding uncharacterized protein LOC141874440, whose protein sequence is MANDQVLVSSSDNISSEILDVSFANAVVLVTLSSFVYYSACIVLFVYYHWRTFQHIVETRFGIVVFFLGVLLTTITTLSSYKEKTVYAVYRLVMLSGCGIVLLVVGCAVLFESSPLIRPLDDNHHRRLPVGYQHGSMGVIIWIITVPLSLLELLFAIGATKHAPDPTYAAVRYTALVQKIVQAGVYHFSLRHKVAKGGLCMACSWLLKIISFFNFAFWIDSIVTSNYDNVWVVHLFGQGFSIVKAAYNALLIDYRLLCCLVFLEHALELTEVHRNHFEERFDPEASEVLMQDSHISVNVEISQFSGCGYVLGLVLITTQVVAGLQYVHFVGKWANIFPIITCLVVIIFGLLLLFGNVSIPVNDDDFTNHNSKWRETESKAIDVMVCFMGTIGFVFWFVKASYCGLWASKISNHHELRDYLTWTTLKNFFYATTILFQLQFFVKMGPHYGCDRESSQQKAKHFYVVMVMMGLLSLLISFVVDEYNGHVESLLHKANLSRTMSAFLQAAAPIHLGFSLHMFLHFFIMNRRLSQFQYIWRQRQLGNQLGDNEPSNQTTESSTETIAQPKDEQRPLISRPLSRNRTV, encoded by the coding sequence ATGGCAAATGATCAAGTCTTGGTTTCAAGCTCTGATAACATAAGCAGTGAAATTCTTGATGTGTCGTTTGCGAATGCTGTGGTCCTCGTGACACTTTCTtcgtttgtttattattcggcgtgcattgttttgtttgtttactaTCATTGGCGCACTTTTCAACATATCGTTGAAACACGCTTCGGAATTGTGGTGTTTTTCCTCGGCGTTTTGCTCACAACAATCACGACCTTGAGCTCGTACAAGGAGAAAACCGTGTATGCCGTTTATCGCCTGGTGATGCTATCTGGCTGTGGGATTGTGCTGTTAGTTGTTGGATGTGCGGTGTTGTTCGAAAGTTCTCCTTTAATTCGACCACTGGATGACAACCACCATCGGCGACTTCCGGTTGGTTATCAGCATGGCAGTATGGGTGTAATAATTTGGATCATAACGGTTCCTTTGAGTTTGTTGGAGCTCTTGTTTGCTATTGGTGCAACAAAGCATGCACCCGATCCAACTTATGCTGCAGTTAGATACACAGCCCTGGTGCAAAAGATCGTCCAAGCTGGTGTATATCATTTTAGTCTTCGTCATAAAGTCGCCAAAGGTGGCCTCTGCATGGCTTGCTCATGGCTGCTCAAGATAATTTCCTTCTTCAACTTCGCTTTCTGGATTGACTCAATAGTGACATCAAATTATGATAATGTATGGGTGGTACATCTCTTTGGTCAGGGCTTTTCAATTGTGAAAGCGGCATACAATGCTCTGCTTATTGACTACCGGCTTCTTTGCTGTTTGGTCTTCCTGGAGCATGCTCTAGAGTTAACTGAGGTTCACAGAAATCACTTTGAAGAGAGATTTGACCCAGAGGCTAGTGAAGTGTTAATGCAAGACTCGCACATTTCAGTTAATGTGGAAATTTCACAATTCTCTGGGTGTGGCTATGTCTTAGGTCTCGTGTTAATTACAACCCAAGTTGTTGCCGGACTTCAGTATGTACACTTTGTGGGCAAATGGGCAAATATTTTCCCTATCATTACCTGCCTTGTTGTTATCATCTTTGGCCTTTTGCTACTTTTTGGAAATGTCAGTATCCCTGTTAATGACGATGATTTTACTAATCACAATAGTAAGTGGCGAGAGACAGAATCCAAGGCCATTGATGTGATGGTGTGTTTCATGGGCACTATTGggtttgttttttggtttgttaaGGCATCTTATTGTGGCTTATGGGCATCTAAGATCTCTAACCATCATGAATTGCGTGATTATCTAACTTGGACAACTCTAAAAAACTTTTTCTATGCCACAACAATCCTCTTTCAACTCCAATTCTTTGTGAAAATGGGCCCACATTATGGATGCGACAGAGAGAGCAGTCAACagaaagcaaaacatttttatgtGGTGATGGTTATGATGGGTTTGTTGTCTTTGTTGATTTCCTTTGTGGTTGATGAATACAATGGTCATGTTGAAAGCCTCTTACACAAAGCCAATTTGAGCAGGACTATGTCTGCTTTTCTCCAAGCTGCAGCACCCATCCATCTTGGCTTCAGCCTGCATATGTTCCTTCACTTCTTTATCATGAACAGACGGCTTTCCCAGTTCCAATATATCTGGAGGCAGAGGCAACTGGGAAATCAGCTTGGTGATAATGAACCGTCAAATCAAACCACTGAAAGCAGCACAGAGACCATTGCACAACCAAAAGACGAACAGAGGCCATTGATTTCCCGTCCACTTTCACGCAATAGAACAGTGTGA